A DNA window from Hydractinia symbiolongicarpus strain clone_291-10 chromosome 6, HSymV2.1, whole genome shotgun sequence contains the following coding sequences:
- the LOC130647048 gene encoding uncharacterized protein LOC130647048 isoform X3, whose protein sequence is MFVKSTHTYFLGQHVEFYTIELTETKPILNMAGKSKKQKVTSPTIKSPKAEMSLGTKVEAMDFLGNWYAAKIVRVKSDTSQVLIHFDGWNSRFDVWVPKDSKKLRLPKLNNKSKLKEKEWRIGDRVIAKWGPAGKLYPATISKITNESHVEVTFYDGFKKVITKSSLKADTEKLYRQYLEGSPRKTIVAQPLVRSPKETTDVSFPETLEQGRSKRRLTEPAAMADYVTDLHSKRRMKRGSDRSTSEDDKSNATGRKLSTSSLRSPKHSLTDSKVESPQPTIPKVKLKVQNDSVSVCKSEDKGVTPSRVEIKEESVISKTITPSGVEIVKRKNKSYMMFPVLTPEESQSKRGAPVELAPENQAVIEKESITNELNKLELPPDKPKAKMLSDPSLKVKFQFGSKNKQVREVKEDAKVMPTAESASSNHKDEKEKDLKSESVSVETEQHSGDKDNFTKEKQESSSLVNEMPYVSKRISAKKKSIEGVIKRPALSEAVPIKPVLSKKATGKPESIENITRKPILSETVTKKPVLNEKVIKKPVSGEMVIKKQAKVTKSTGCKQSVAPKKANHGKKFEEKYEMFKLKWKEEKEKRRKMLQEQNSSFQDEAASKKEKPSATPLPEKNNSVSPQVDSATSNESVLIKGNKNKECGDATEATVVSSKKEIVATPDTDISVKPTAVLPTSPSISSSTMSVSSKVTGKQYPRIKHTPHSRFGRVQKHKQRQLNVSFKKGEKQALKNGHAQFKSVVKDPLNKISEKKLPVVIASSESCPSVTKSSESCSDIAKSSEHCTDHSKNEVPSSENVDIKDPLPAVPLSVKPIKPKGRPVGWPKGKPRKKKIDSEFIPEGFIPDTSRTPNVSDTLSFASMVSEERPSQRLRPEPVKYNFDAKQIKVSKPKTINQPGLSKSTGRYLGPNKLYFNFIKPPQQNLSAAQIVAAKIQKRVHQKLLYPSYVSDSYMSTASPTSYPLPGSIQEETASDALQETKQETQTIEHDSDDAIIVVQPSEDAEENKNSKEKQNNELDLTGIELKEGNKTSLSKLKPIVKKRKSLDFITGRLQYKQKMETYKKINQQLQKNSPFDVHIHNAAPRHVVSPPYQATHPANSTRLSISPISPVVQPPPVNIQLPPGMPAHNLSTTFQQINATSCHILPNAYVSSQAHARMISPPLIHGPNENSRPTIPHFAQNVMQNVPRIQQISPNKSSYPSYFFPHGTVQSIMPHCSQPNCQCEFAIHQSNINHIPVNPNHSMVAFTQQSLSNVITPHVQGSCQPMKAEPPVYVINQLGGMQPQSTNTMQQIFSQQAVPTKTQTAPIKTDVKNVKTNKKETPKQILNVKKEGTVEKTDENQLTKKKKRKRDLSDKEEGYQFRKKKKVKPAKDNSPDKKLKVEQDAKMLAPKEFSVESPLDEYKCSIPGCNKTFRKSHLLEYHHKYFHTVAPFTKRSRSSISISSTESNPPSALPSPNEHAGKSIKSEDLSRLTSVASEIDLPPSDVTDCSDTDSDSGDEITSVDDCVKCVCEDECELGFMIQCEQCFTWQHGECVGYSQQKSVPLFYLCHICSNPKGLRKSSFYDNDYTWYRHGRLPPTTPSKTETGEDSATKQSSHVNTEDEEVLSNIMLTTHGMVSELFNIRDVLQGIRQKFIMCKNPNHPLLMEWKADDEATTLQHMKGKDENKEEITKKITEHFDKSLSDMINSIRRKNNATDESIDRTSNVKELTANDTIERNNINVESSPKKGDDFNTNNANIGDEITDNAVDKGQNHLTKDTCKMITGKDSNITPGLSKQESSKEKDINNKTVKLDSPSDNSNLTSTQNKRVDVIDDKQSYAVDNINDDESSIPYMETDCDEWNQTEGENEKKQYKSRDQMELGTIFDDTCLAEASRESLLARYNLLVEVERIEDVIAQRLKNMQEKIQELEAEYDSIDQSQAILEHFKSTFKLPDMQSLVGFLNKVKWTSIINKTAKPLKTPT, encoded by the exons AAACGAAACCAATATTAAATATGGcaggaaaatcaaaaaaacaaaaagttacatCACCAACAATTAAATCTCCAAAAGCTGAAATGTCTTTAGGAACTAAAGTAGAAGCAATGGATTTTCTTGGCAACTG GTATGCTGCCAAAATTGTCCGTGTAAAATCAGATACATCACAGGTTCTTATTCACTTTGATGGTTGGAACTCCAGATTTGACGTTTGGGTGCCAAAAGACAGCAAAAAGCTGCGGCTGCCTAAACTAAACAACAAAAGCAAACTGAAAGAGAAG GAATGGCGTATTGGAGATCGAGTTATTGCCAAATGGGGGCCTGCTGGAAAGTTGTACCCAGCTACaatatcaaaaataacgaaTGAAA GTCACGTAGAAGTAACATTTTATGATGGCTTCAAAAAAGTTATCACCAAATCTTCACTAAAGGCTGATACAGAG AAACTTTACCGTCAATATCTTGAAGGCTCTCCTCGAAAGACTATTGTTGCACAACCCTTAGTACGTTCCCCTAAGGAAACCACTGATGTTTCCTTCCCAGAAACTCTTGAGCAAGGTAGATCAAAACGCCGTCTTACTGAACCAGCAGCGATGGCAGACTATGTCACAGATTTGCATTCGAAGAGACGAATGAAAAGAGGGTCTGACAGATCGACATCGGAAGATGACAAATCTAA TGCAACTGGTCGAAAATTGTCTACATCATCTTTACGTTCACCAAAACATTCATTGACTGATTCAAAGGTAGAATCTCCCCAACCAACTATTCCAAAAGTGAAGTTAAAAGTCCAAAACGACTCTGTGAGTGTATGCAAGAGTGAAGATAAAGGTGTAACACCATCTAGGGTTGAGATAAAAGAAGAGTCTGTTATATCAAAAACTATAACACCATCAGGTGTAGAAAttgtaaaaaggaaaaataaaagttaCATGATGTTTCCAGTATTGACTCCAGAGGAAAGTCAAAGCAAACGTGGTGCTCCTGTTGAACTTGCACCAGAGAATCAAGCTGTTATTGAAAAGGAAAGCATTACAAATGAACTCAACAAGTTGGAATTACCTCCAGATAAACCAAAGGCCAAAATGTTATCTGACCCCTCATTAAAAGTAAAGTTTCAGTTTGGttctaaaaacaaacaagtgAGAGAGGTCAAGGAAGATGCTAAAGTTATGCCAACTGCTGAATCTGCTTCTTCTAACCATAAGGACGAGAAAGAGAAAGATTTAAAGTCTGAAAGCGTTTCTGTGGAAACCGAACAACATAGTGGGGATAAAGATAATTTCACCAAGGAGAAACAGGAGAGTTCTTCCCTTGTCAATGAAATGCCTTATGTGAGTAAGAGAATATCAGCCAAAAAGAAATCAATTGAAGGAGTTATAAAGAGACCTGCATTGAGTGAAGCAGTTCCAATAAAACCTGTGTTGAGTAAAAAAGCAACAGGGAAACCTGAGTCAATTGAAAATATCACAAGGAAACCTATATTGAGTGAAACTGTCACAAAGAAACCTGTGTTAAATGAAAAGGTCATAAAGAAACCTGTGTCGGGTGAAATGGTGATAAAAAAACAAGCCAAAGTGACCAAATCTACAGGATGCAAACAGAGTGTTGCACCTAAAAAGGCAAATCATGGAAAAAAATTCGAAGAGAAGTATGaaatgtttaaattaaaatggaaagagGAGAAAGAGAAACGAAGGAAAATGTTACAAGAACAAAACAGTTCTTTCCAAGATGAAGCAGCCTCAAAGAAAGAAAAGCCTTCAGCAACACCGTTacctgaaaaaaataattcagttAGTCCCCAAGTTGACTCAGCTACATCGAATGAAAGTGTGTTAATCAAgggtaataaaaataaagaatgcgGAGACGCTACTGAAGCCACTGTTGtttcttcaaaaaaagaaattgtagCTACACCTGATACAGACATATCTGTCAAGCCAACAGCAGTACTACCAACTTCACCATCTATTTCAAGTTCAACAATGTCTGTTTCAAGTAAAGTGACTGGAAAACAATATCCACGAATTAAACATACCCCTCATTCACGATTTGGGAGGGTCCAAAAGCACAAGCAACGTCAGTTAAATGTAAGTTTTAAGAAAGGAGAAAAACAAGCACTGAAGAATGGCCATGCTCAATTTAAATCAGTTGTTAAAGATCCCCTGAAcaaaatatctgaaaaaaaattgcctGTTGTTATAGCATCTTCAGAAAGTTGCCCTAGTGTTACCAAATCTTCAGAAAGTTGTTCTGATATTGCAAAATCTTCAGAACATTGCACTGACCATAGTAAAAATGAGGTTCCTTCTTCAGAAAATGTTGACATAAAAGATCCTTTACCTGCTGTGCCCTTATCTGTGAAACCTATCAAACCTAAAGGACGACCTGTTGGTTGGCCTAAGGGAAAACCCAGAAAGAAAAAGATTGACTCTGAATTTATACCAGAAGGGTTCATCCCAGATACTAGTCGCACACCTAATGTAAGTGATACATTGTCATTCGCAAGTATGGTTTCTGAGGAAAGGCCATCACAGCGCCTGCGACCAGAACCAGTAAAATATAACTTCGACGCAAAGCAGATCAAAGTTTCCAAACCCAAGACAATAAATCAACCAGGTTTGTCAAAATCAACAGGACGCTATCTTGGACCTAATAAACTCTATTTTAATTTCATAAAGCCGCCACAGCAAAATCTTTCTGCTGCACAAATAGTTGCTGCTAAGATCCAAAAACGAGTCCACCAAAAATTATTGTATCCATCATATGTATCAGATAGTTACATGTCTACTGCTTCACCCACGTCATATCCTTTGCCTGGGTCAATTCAAGAAGAGACAGCAAGCGATGCTTTACAAGAAACAAAACAAGAGACACAGACCATAGAGCATGATTCAGATGATGCTATCATTGTAGTACAACCTTCAGAAGAtgctgaagaaaataaaaattccaaaGAGAAACAGAATAATGAATTGGATTTAACAGGTATTGAGTTAAAAGAAGGCAACAAAACATCTTTGTCTAAACTAAAACCAAttgtaaagaaaagaaaaagtctGGATTTTATTACTGGTAGACTtcaatacaaacaaaaaatggagACATATAAGAAAATAAACCAACAACTTCAAAAAAACTCACCTTTTGATGTTCATATTCATAATGCTGCACCTCGTCATGTTGTTTCTCCACCATACCAAGCTACACATCCTGCGAATAGCACAAGGTTATCTATTTCACCGATATCACCAGTGGTTCAACCTCCACCAGTTAATATTCAATTACCCCCAGGAATGCCAGCACACAACTTATCAACAACCTTTCAGCAAATTAATGCCACATCATGTCATATCTTGCCTAATGCTTACGTTTCATCACAAGCTCACGCAAGAATGATATCTCCTCCACTGATACATGGACCAAATGAAAATAGCAGACCTACGATACCACACTTCGCACAGAATGTTATGCAGAATGTACCACGAATTCAGCAAATTTCTCCCAACAAGAGTTCCTATCCTTCCTATTTTTTCCCTCATGGAACTGTCCAATCGATAATGCCACATTGTTCTCAACCCAATTGTCAATGTGAATTTGCCATACATCAAAGTAATATCAACCATATTCCAGTTAACCCCAATCATTCCATGGTCGCATTTACACAACAGTCTCTTTCTAATGTGATTACACCACATGTTCAAGGATCATGTCAGCCAATGAAAGCTGAACCACCAGTGTATGTTATCAACCAGCTCGGAGGGATGCAGCCGCAATCAACCAATACCATGCAACAAATATTTTCACAACAAGCTGTCCCAACGAAGACACAAACCGCCCCGATAAAAACAGATGTAAAAA ATGTCAAGACAAACAAGAAGGAGACTCCAAAACAAATATTAAACGTCAAAAAAGAGGGAACTGTCGAAAAGACAGACGAGAATCAACtcacaaagaaaaagaaacgaAAAAGAGATCTATCAGACAAGGAAGAAGGTTATCAGTttcgaaagaaaaagaaagtgaaACCTGCAAAAGATAATTCTCCTGACAAG AAACTGAAAGTTGAGCAGGATgctaaaa TGTTGGCACCGAAGGAATTCAGTGTGGAATCTCCACTGGATGAGTACAAATGCTCAATCCCAGGCTGCAACAAAACCTTCAGGAAGTCGCATTTGCTTGAATATCATCACAAGTATTTTCATACTGTTGCTCCATTTACAAAAAGAAGTCGTTCCTCAA tttcCATATCATCAACTGAATCTAACCCTCCCAGTGCTCTGCCATCTCCAAATGAGCATGCTGGAAAAAGCATTAAATCAGAG GACTTAAGCAGATTGACAAGTGTTGCTAGCGAAATTGACTTACCGCCGAGTGATGTCACTGATTGCTCTGACACTGACTCAGATAGTGGTGACGAAATCACTTCTGTTGATGACTGTGTCAAGTGCGTCTGTGAAGATGAATGTGAGCTTGGATTCATGATACAG TGTGAACAATGCTTTACGTGGCAGCATGGTGAATGTGTTGGCTATTCACAGCAGAAGTCGGTTCCACTGTTCTATTTATGTCACATCTGTTCCAACCCTAAAG GTTTACGAAAATCTTCGTTTTATGAT AATGATTACACATGGTACCGCCATGGGCGTTTACCTCCCACCACGCCCTCCAAAACGGAAACAGGAGAGGATAGCGCCACAAAACAAAGTAGCCATGTTAATACGGAAGACGAAGAAGTTTTGAGTAATATCATGTTAACGACCCACGGAATGGTGTCTGAGTTATTTAATATTCGTGATGTGTTACAAGGCATCAGACAGAAGTTTATCATGTGCAA AAACCCGAATCACCCGTTACTTATGGAGTGGAAAGCAGATGACGAAGCGACAACGCTACAACATATGAAAGGGAAGGATGAGAATAaagaagaaataacaaaaaaaataacagaacATTTCGATAAAAGTTTGAGTGATATGATTAACTCGATACGACGAAAAAATAACGCAACAGACGAGTCGATAGACAGGACAAGTAATGTAAAAGAACTTACGGCAAATGATACGATTGAGAGAAACAATATAAACGTTGAATCCTCTCCGAAGAAGGGTGATGATTTTAATACAAATAATGCCAACATAGGAGACGAGATAACCGACAATGCTGTCGATAAGGGTCAGAATCACCTAACAAAAGATACTTGTAAGATGATCACAGGGAAGGATTCTAATATAACACCTGGTCTTTCGAAACAAGAGTCAAGTAAAGAAAAAGACATAAATAATAAGACAGTAAAATTGGATTCACCAAGCGACAATTCGAACCTAACTTCGACACAAAACAAACGTGTCGACGTCATAGACGATAAACAATCGTATGCCGTGGATAATATTAACGACGACGAGAGCAGCATTCCGTATATGGAAACGGACTGTGATGAATGGAATCAAACTGAAGGCGAGAACgagaaaaaacaatataaatcaCGTGATCAAATGGAACTTGGTacaatttttgatgacacgtgTTTGGCAGAGGCGTCTAGAGAAAGTTTGTTGGCAAGGTATAATTTGCTTGTCGAAGTGGAACGAATTGAAGATGTAATCGCGCAACgtttaaaaaatatgcaagAAAAAATACAAG aatTGGAAGCTGAATACGATAGTATTGATCAATCGCAAGCGATTTTAGAACATTTTAAATCAACTTTTAAATTACCCGACATGCAAAGCTTGGTTGGGTTTCTCAACAAAGTTAAATGGACaagtataataaataaaacagcTAAACCTTTGAAAACTCCGACGTGA